One Sanguibacter sp. HDW7 DNA window includes the following coding sequences:
- a CDS encoding glycosyltransferase: MGDSPLVRPGGRVVAVLVAFNRRDLLIDALDALAAQTRPLDAVLVVDNASTDDSREVALAHPSHPVVVTLERNTGGAGGFAAGMAHAVASLDADGVWLMDDDTIPTPTALAALLDTWRAYEGPIDAAGSRVVWTDGRDHPMNTPRRRPGASRASLAESARVGAVPVRSTSFVSMLVSADAVRTHGLPVADYFIWNDDFEYSCRLLRDGTGLHVPASVVEHRTKAFGATDADPGDRFYFEVRNKIWMFTRSRSLSGRERLLYGASTLRRWVRTVARSSARGVLLRAGGRGLRDGILRRPRATADVLAGLTLADDVAVLDRSTR, encoded by the coding sequence GTGGGTGACTCTCCTCTTGTCCGGCCGGGCGGCCGCGTCGTCGCGGTGCTCGTAGCCTTCAACCGTCGCGATCTCCTGATCGACGCGCTCGACGCGCTCGCCGCGCAGACGCGTCCGCTCGACGCTGTGCTCGTCGTCGACAACGCGTCGACCGACGACTCTCGCGAGGTCGCGCTCGCGCACCCGTCGCATCCTGTCGTCGTGACCCTCGAGCGCAACACGGGCGGCGCGGGCGGCTTCGCGGCGGGCATGGCGCACGCGGTCGCGTCGCTCGACGCGGACGGCGTGTGGCTCATGGACGACGACACGATCCCGACGCCGACGGCGCTCGCCGCGCTGCTCGACACGTGGCGCGCCTACGAGGGTCCGATCGACGCCGCAGGCTCGCGCGTCGTGTGGACGGACGGCCGCGACCACCCGATGAACACGCCGCGTCGTCGGCCCGGTGCGAGCCGCGCGTCGCTCGCGGAGTCGGCCCGCGTGGGTGCCGTGCCCGTGCGGTCGACGTCGTTCGTGTCGATGCTCGTGAGCGCGGACGCCGTCCGGACGCACGGCCTGCCCGTCGCCGACTACTTCATCTGGAACGACGACTTCGAGTACTCGTGCCGCCTGCTGCGCGACGGCACAGGGCTGCATGTGCCGGCGAGCGTCGTCGAGCACCGCACGAAGGCGTTCGGCGCGACCGACGCCGATCCGGGCGACCGGTTCTATTTCGAGGTGCGCAACAAGATCTGGATGTTCACGCGGTCCCGCTCCCTGTCGGGTCGCGAGCGGCTTCTCTACGGTGCCTCGACGCTGCGCCGCTGGGTGCGTACCGTGGCTCGCTCGTCGGCGCGTGGCGTCCTGCTGCGCGCCGGCGGACGCGGTCTGCGCGACGGCATCCTCCGCAGGCCGCGCGCGACCGCGGACGTCCTGGCGGGCCTCACGCTCGCGGACGACGTCGCCGTGCTCGACCGGTCGACGCGATGA
- a CDS encoding glycosyltransferase — protein sequence MTADLPEFSVLLPVYRGDDATFLRRAFDSATVEQELRPDEVVLVQDGPVGPELAAEIASIQERSVVPVTYVPLAENVGLARALEAGLARCAHDVVARADADDISLPGRFAAQLPVVAAGADLVGTALVEFDDDELVLGARRVLPTDPEEIARYARFADPFNHPSVVYRREAVAAAGGYQDLHLMEDYLLFARMIGAGARVANLAEPLVKYRTGAGSYARRGGRALLRSELSLQGTLRREGFTSTPQAVRNVIVRGGYRLVPEAVRRLAYRSMILRSRAGEKES from the coding sequence ATGACGGCGGACCTCCCGGAGTTCTCCGTCCTCCTGCCGGTCTACCGAGGTGACGACGCGACGTTCCTGCGGCGGGCGTTCGACTCGGCGACGGTCGAGCAGGAGCTGCGACCGGACGAGGTGGTCCTCGTCCAGGACGGCCCTGTGGGCCCCGAGCTTGCGGCGGAGATCGCCTCGATCCAGGAGCGTTCGGTCGTCCCCGTGACCTACGTGCCGCTCGCCGAGAACGTCGGGCTGGCTCGTGCGCTCGAGGCGGGGCTCGCTCGCTGCGCGCACGACGTCGTGGCCCGCGCCGACGCCGACGACATCTCGCTGCCGGGACGGTTCGCGGCCCAGCTGCCGGTCGTCGCGGCGGGCGCGGACCTCGTGGGGACGGCCCTCGTCGAGTTCGACGACGACGAGCTCGTCCTCGGGGCGCGGCGCGTCCTGCCGACGGACCCGGAGGAGATCGCGCGCTATGCGCGCTTCGCCGACCCGTTCAACCACCCGTCGGTCGTCTACCGTCGCGAGGCGGTCGCTGCTGCGGGCGGCTACCAGGACCTCCACCTCATGGAGGACTACCTGCTCTTCGCCCGGATGATCGGGGCGGGCGCTCGCGTCGCGAACCTCGCGGAGCCGCTCGTGAAGTACCGCACGGGCGCGGGCTCGTACGCGCGCCGTGGCGGTCGCGCGCTGCTGCGCTCGGAGCTCTCCCTGCAGGGCACGCTCCGCCGCGAGGGGTTCACGAGCACTCCGCAGGCCGTGCGCAACGTCATCGTGCGCGGCGGGTACCGGCTCGTGCCGGAGGCGGTGCGCCGGCTGGCGTACCGCTCGATGATCCTGCGCTCGCGCGCAGGCGAGAAGGAGTCATGA
- the glf gene encoding UDP-galactopyranose mutase — translation MGADLVVVGSGLFGLTVAERVASRGHKVVILDRRSHVGGNAYSEVEPSTGIEVHRYGAHLFHTSNERVWEYVNRFTSFTAYVHHVYTTHRGEVFPMPINLGTINQFFRSAHGPEQARELVAEQSAELEGRHPSNLDEKGVSLIGRPLYEAFIRGYTAKQWQTDPRELPASIISRLPVRFTYDNRYFSDTHEGLPTDGYTAWLERMTDHPNIEVRLATDFFDESHEYSKDKVVGRVPVVYTGPLDRYFDHVEGDLTWRTLDFEQEVLETGDFQGTSVMNYADEDVPFTRIHEFRHFHPERDYPTDRTVVVREFSRFAERDDEPYYPVNTPEDRERLLRYRELADAEPQVFFGGRLGTYQYLDMHMAIGSALSMVDNRLDALFPDRSGAADA, via the coding sequence ATGGGTGCGGACCTCGTCGTCGTCGGGTCGGGGCTCTTCGGCCTCACGGTCGCGGAGCGCGTCGCGTCGCGTGGCCACAAGGTGGTCATCCTCGACCGTCGCAGCCATGTCGGCGGCAACGCGTACTCGGAGGTCGAGCCGTCGACGGGCATCGAGGTGCACCGTTACGGCGCGCACCTCTTCCACACGTCGAACGAGCGCGTGTGGGAGTACGTCAACCGGTTCACGTCGTTCACGGCCTACGTCCATCACGTGTACACGACGCACCGGGGCGAGGTCTTCCCCATGCCGATCAACCTCGGCACGATCAACCAGTTCTTCAGGTCCGCGCACGGGCCGGAGCAGGCACGCGAGCTCGTCGCGGAGCAGTCGGCCGAGCTCGAGGGGCGACACCCGTCGAACCTCGACGAGAAGGGCGTCTCGCTCATCGGGCGGCCCCTCTACGAGGCGTTCATCCGCGGGTACACCGCCAAGCAGTGGCAGACGGACCCGCGCGAGCTGCCTGCGTCGATCATCTCTCGCCTGCCGGTGCGCTTCACGTACGACAACCGCTACTTCAGCGACACGCACGAGGGGCTGCCGACCGACGGCTACACGGCGTGGCTCGAGCGCATGACCGACCACCCGAACATCGAGGTGCGCCTGGCGACCGACTTCTTCGACGAGTCCCACGAGTACTCGAAGGACAAGGTCGTGGGCCGGGTGCCGGTCGTCTACACGGGTCCGCTCGACCGCTACTTCGACCACGTCGAGGGCGACCTCACGTGGCGGACGCTCGACTTCGAGCAGGAGGTCCTCGAGACGGGCGACTTCCAGGGGACGTCCGTGATGAACTACGCCGACGAGGATGTGCCGTTCACGCGCATCCACGAGTTCCGGCACTTCCACCCCGAGCGCGACTACCCGACGGACCGCACGGTCGTCGTCCGGGAGTTCTCGCGCTTCGCGGAGCGCGACGACGAGCCGTACTACCCGGTCAACACCCCCGAGGACCGGGAGCGGCTGCTGCGCTACCGCGAGCTCGCGGACGCGGAGCCGCAGGTCTTCTTCGGCGGACGGCTGGGCACGTACCAGTATCTCGACATGCACATGGCGATCGGCTCGGCGCTCTCGATGGTCGACAACAGGCTCGACGCGCTGTTCCCGGACCGTTCGGGGGCTGCGGACGCGTGA
- a CDS encoding glycosyltransferase, with the protein MSLDLARLALPEDPAVSALYWRGDAVVRAGGLDVAAGATLDLGTWFNAAPVAWWREVLGAGRVRLVVEGRGAVRVLGLVGGEVREVAAADVDGTWEAHLPRTDGVAWYWIELSAGPDGGRLDAVRWSAGRPARAVAPSVPQVTVVVPTYGREQDALEQVRRLLGPALDGVVSRVVLIDQARTVRAAEGAAEVVAAAGDRLTFVEQDNLGGSGGYSRGMLESLGRPQDAVLLLDDDARVEPEGLRRMVVLQSAAPVPTILGTPLISAEEPTRLEALAEGVRARGFVWGPSDGLAEPVDLAASTPAAWDFARVDARTDYSGWWGTLLPPGTVGRLGLAAPYFLKWDDAEYGLRASRAGMAVRTVPGTGTWHPTWAAKGTNASWSALPLHRNRLATALAYGAGLSTVLDSCVHQIKHVLSLQYLSADLWDDAIVEVLEGPAWLMADLRDVRPRAQAVVDSAPRALAVPGPAVEGAEPLGTVRGVLRALGGLVRPAGGSSVVAVEPAAFTWSEGLGRDAVVLGAGEGARDPLVRDPRRARAALGRTLALHGRLARRWRALSAEYARALPPASSAERWHEVLGTSPSSPGSSAS; encoded by the coding sequence GTGAGCCTCGACCTGGCGCGTCTCGCGCTCCCGGAGGATCCAGCGGTCTCGGCGCTGTACTGGCGCGGTGACGCCGTCGTGCGAGCGGGCGGGCTGGACGTCGCGGCGGGCGCGACGCTCGACCTCGGCACGTGGTTCAACGCGGCGCCCGTCGCCTGGTGGCGCGAGGTCCTCGGGGCGGGTCGGGTGCGTCTCGTCGTCGAGGGTCGGGGTGCGGTGCGCGTCCTGGGACTCGTCGGCGGCGAGGTCCGCGAGGTCGCGGCCGCCGACGTCGACGGCACGTGGGAGGCTCACCTGCCGCGGACCGACGGGGTCGCGTGGTACTGGATCGAGCTGTCCGCGGGGCCTGACGGTGGTCGGCTCGACGCAGTGCGCTGGTCCGCCGGGCGGCCGGCCCGTGCGGTCGCCCCCAGCGTCCCGCAGGTCACGGTCGTCGTGCCGACGTACGGCCGCGAGCAGGACGCCCTCGAGCAGGTGCGGCGGCTGCTCGGCCCGGCGCTCGACGGCGTCGTCTCGCGGGTCGTGCTCATCGATCAGGCCCGCACCGTCCGGGCCGCGGAGGGTGCCGCGGAGGTCGTCGCGGCGGCAGGGGACCGGTTGACGTTCGTCGAGCAGGACAACCTCGGCGGCTCGGGCGGCTACTCGCGCGGCATGCTCGAGTCGCTCGGGCGCCCGCAGGACGCGGTGCTGCTGCTCGACGACGACGCCCGCGTCGAGCCCGAGGGACTTCGACGGATGGTCGTCCTGCAGTCGGCGGCCCCGGTGCCGACGATCCTCGGTACGCCGCTCATCTCGGCCGAGGAACCGACGCGTCTCGAGGCTCTCGCCGAGGGCGTGCGGGCGCGCGGCTTCGTGTGGGGCCCGTCGGACGGTCTCGCCGAACCTGTGGACCTCGCTGCCTCGACACCGGCCGCCTGGGACTTCGCGCGTGTCGATGCGCGCACCGACTACTCGGGCTGGTGGGGCACGCTCCTGCCCCCGGGGACGGTCGGGCGGCTCGGGCTCGCCGCGCCATACTTCCTCAAGTGGGACGACGCCGAGTACGGCCTGCGCGCGAGCCGCGCGGGCATGGCCGTGCGGACGGTGCCCGGGACGGGCACGTGGCACCCGACGTGGGCGGCGAAGGGCACGAACGCGTCGTGGTCGGCGCTGCCGCTGCACCGCAACCGGCTCGCGACGGCCCTCGCGTACGGTGCCGGACTCTCGACGGTGCTCGACTCTTGCGTGCACCAGATCAAGCACGTGCTCAGCCTGCAGTACCTCTCGGCAGACCTCTGGGACGACGCGATCGTCGAGGTGCTCGAGGGGCCCGCCTGGTTGATGGCGGACCTGCGCGACGTGCGTCCCCGGGCACAGGCGGTCGTCGACTCCGCGCCGCGCGCCCTTGCGGTCCCTGGTCCGGCGGTGGAAGGTGCGGAGCCGCTCGGGACGGTGCGCGGCGTGCTGCGGGCGCTCGGCGGGCTCGTGCGGCCCGCGGGCGGGAGCTCGGTCGTCGCCGTCGAGCCGGCCGCGTTCACGTGGTCCGAAGGCCTCGGGCGCGACGCCGTCGTCCTGGGCGCGGGCGAGGGTGCGCGCGACCCGCTCGTGAGGGATCCCCGTCGCGCACGCGCCGCGCTCGGCCGGACCCTCGCTCTCCACGGGCGGCTCGCCCGCCGGTGGCGCGCGCTCTCGGCCGAGTACGCGCGGGCGCTTCCGCCTGCATCGTCCGCGGAGCGCTGGCACGAGGTGCTCGGCACGTCACCCTCGTCGCCCGGATCCTCGGCGTCCTGA
- a CDS encoding LGFP repeat-containing protein, translating to MHRSIISAQSNDSQRRWASGLLVALLVMSAQVLVAHPAAAAPAATRISVTVSSTRVLVGESVWVRATVTRSDGRPAAGATVALQRRPYGGSWSTFARRTANASGIAQFPNRPGRSYHYRAVLLEGSERASSPVLTRSVRTADRPLGTREAELTAQLGRPTGKVVTSGSTTWRRYTHGMLVSYGKAGARRTWHVQGKMLSTYLALGGVGGKLGRPVQDIRCSLLEGGCIQRFQRGTLYYSSKVPKVTVAHGSGRWTEHAAVALSQVGYEEPRWRVNKYNSWLGTSVAWCGVFQSWVSEASGNSRAVPHSRSYAALVEAVKKRGRTTSKPAPGRLAFFAYNDSQPRTPTHVGLIIDVLPNGNLVTLEGNTTYSGGFTPERVVAKRTRNPGPVIFYASIY from the coding sequence GTGCACCGCAGCATCATCTCCGCGCAGAGCAACGACTCCCAGCGCCGCTGGGCGTCAGGCCTCCTCGTCGCCCTCCTCGTGATGTCCGCCCAGGTGCTCGTCGCCCACCCGGCTGCCGCCGCGCCCGCAGCCACCCGTATCTCGGTGACCGTCTCGTCGACGCGCGTGCTCGTGGGCGAGTCCGTGTGGGTCCGTGCCACCGTGACCCGCAGCGACGGTCGCCCTGCTGCGGGCGCCACCGTGGCGCTCCAGCGGCGACCGTACGGCGGCTCGTGGTCGACGTTCGCCCGTCGCACCGCGAACGCGTCCGGCATCGCACAGTTCCCCAACCGCCCAGGACGCTCATACCACTATCGCGCCGTGCTGCTCGAAGGCTCGGAGCGAGCGAGCAGCCCCGTCCTCACCCGCTCCGTCCGGACTGCCGACCGCCCGCTCGGCACCCGCGAGGCAGAGCTCACAGCTCAGCTGGGACGGCCCACCGGCAAGGTCGTCACCTCCGGCTCGACGACGTGGCGCCGCTACACGCACGGCATGCTCGTGAGCTACGGGAAGGCCGGCGCGCGCAGGACCTGGCACGTCCAGGGCAAGATGCTCTCCACGTACCTCGCTCTCGGCGGGGTCGGTGGCAAGCTGGGGCGCCCCGTCCAGGACATCCGGTGCAGCCTCCTCGAGGGCGGCTGCATCCAGCGGTTCCAGCGAGGAACCCTCTACTACAGCAGCAAGGTGCCCAAGGTCACGGTCGCCCACGGCTCCGGCCGGTGGACGGAGCACGCCGCCGTCGCGCTCTCGCAGGTCGGCTACGAGGAGCCGCGGTGGCGCGTCAACAAGTACAACTCGTGGCTCGGCACGTCGGTCGCCTGGTGCGGCGTCTTCCAGAGCTGGGTGTCCGAGGCCTCCGGGAACTCCCGAGCAGTCCCCCACTCCCGCAGCTACGCGGCGCTGGTCGAAGCCGTGAAGAAGCGCGGGAGGACGACCTCGAAGCCCGCGCCCGGCAGGCTCGCGTTCTTCGCGTACAACGACAGCCAGCCGCGCACTCCGACGCATGTCGGGCTCATCATCGACGTCCTGCCGAACGGCAACCTCGTCACCCTCGAGGGCAACACGACGTACTCCGGGGGATTCACGCCCGAACGCGTCGTCGCCAAGCGCACCCGCAACCCTGGACCCGTCATCTTCTACGCGTCGATCTACTGA
- a CDS encoding CDP-glycerol glycerophosphotransferase family protein yields the protein MSVRRRVRSIGGRFMRRMGMLPGGIPDGLGDDARLLGRTLEQQVVAFFPDTVEGLYQLRQWYAPLHALDARRGVLVVASDSRTARAIRAETQLEVVTVAHYATLDDLVSRGDVRLALYVNHNPLNFSMMRFGSMVHVSLLHGDSDKVVSVSNQAKAYDLSFVAGQAAVDRLGTYLYHFDATTRCVPVGRPQLDEEPLVVGPRPDADERTTVLYAPTWEGAQPSAAYGSTELMGPRLVSALLADGRFRVVARPHPLSGVRSPSYGEADAAVRRLIAAAADAEPQVGHRMSAGESLSAAFDAADLLVCDVSAVAMDWLPTRRPLVVTDPRHPGVRTASTRMLGTVPRLAAEDLDGVAELLAREAVEDPGRKEREAMVSYYLGDTTPGASTTRFLDACDAALEWHCTTLGVPVPPRRDA from the coding sequence GTGAGCGTCCGTCGACGCGTGCGCTCGATCGGAGGCAGGTTCATGCGGCGCATGGGCATGCTGCCGGGAGGCATCCCCGACGGTCTCGGCGATGACGCCCGCCTGCTCGGCCGGACGCTCGAGCAGCAGGTCGTCGCATTCTTCCCCGACACGGTCGAGGGCCTCTACCAGCTGCGACAGTGGTACGCGCCGCTCCATGCGCTCGACGCACGCCGCGGCGTCCTCGTCGTGGCGAGCGACTCGCGCACGGCGCGGGCGATCCGCGCGGAGACCCAGCTCGAGGTCGTCACGGTCGCGCACTATGCGACGCTCGACGACCTCGTCTCGCGAGGGGACGTGCGGCTCGCGCTCTACGTCAACCACAACCCGCTGAACTTCTCGATGATGCGCTTCGGGTCGATGGTGCACGTCTCGCTCCTCCACGGTGACTCCGACAAGGTCGTCTCCGTGTCGAACCAGGCCAAGGCCTACGACCTGTCGTTCGTCGCCGGTCAGGCGGCCGTCGACCGTCTGGGCACCTACCTCTATCACTTCGACGCGACGACGCGCTGCGTCCCCGTAGGGCGTCCGCAGCTCGACGAGGAACCGCTCGTCGTCGGCCCGCGGCCCGACGCCGACGAGCGCACGACGGTGCTGTACGCGCCGACGTGGGAGGGCGCGCAGCCCTCGGCCGCGTACGGGTCGACCGAGCTCATGGGTCCGCGGCTCGTCTCGGCTCTGCTCGCGGACGGCCGGTTCCGGGTCGTCGCGCGACCGCACCCGCTGTCGGGAGTGCGGAGCCCGTCCTACGGCGAGGCGGACGCGGCGGTGCGTCGTCTCATCGCGGCCGCGGCCGACGCGGAGCCGCAGGTCGGGCACCGGATGTCGGCGGGGGAGTCTCTCTCGGCGGCGTTCGACGCGGCGGACCTCCTCGTGTGCGACGTGTCGGCGGTCGCGATGGACTGGCTGCCGACGCGGCGTCCCCTCGTCGTCACCGACCCGCGGCACCCGGGGGTCCGGACGGCGTCGACGCGCATGCTCGGCACGGTGCCGCGACTTGCGGCCGAGGATCTCGACGGCGTGGCAGAGCTCCTCGCGCGCGAGGCGGTTGAGGATCCGGGCCGCAAGGAGCGCGAGGCGATGGTCAGCTACTACCTGGGTGACACGACCCCGGGCGCGTCGACGACGCGGTTCCTCGACGCGTGCGACGCCGCGCTCGAGTGGCACTGCACGACGCTCGGGGTGCCGGTCCCGCCGCGACGCGACGCCTGA
- a CDS encoding CDP-glycerol glycerophosphotransferase family protein, producing the protein MNAFLTRLRRASGKLRTLLVAGLSSVALVLSVIPAVPRTIAAIVLLVAVAAVVSRLGKRMLRPGLGALGAFGAARVILAATAAALAARVGEPWPGPVAGAVVALAVTVEPALARAWRQTTRFVTGLPGTPAVPLGARLVPWHVHVTLGVVVILAASPWLPPASGVVALVAAVTMLATTGLSTLVTPRLRAARTRGILDAYAAYDPEVMVYFTGPRGTQYQLKAWSSVLDQIDARIVVVVREQALARAAAATTDLPVVAAPSLADLDALQRPGLRVALYVNNGAKNAHNVRYRDVTHVQLLHGDSDKPASFNPVTAMFDKIFVAGQAGIDRYAAHGVHIPAEKFEIVGRPQVVGIDRPEILGEVRDALYAPTWTGFQADANYGSLPVGTTIVRALLDAGLTVTFRPHPYSRGLAESSRQISEIEAMLAADAAATGRAHVFGQDASSTMTLTDCFNACQLLVTDVSSVPADFLFSEKPFVIVKMQTGPVDAFLTEFPLARAAYLAQADVPGSLAAAVADATGTDTLAATRRELRTYYLGDLPYDGYEMAFLDGVGQLVADGRAAAEAGHHGAAHPALPAEAATGREEAPTPEESLD; encoded by the coding sequence ATGAACGCCTTTCTCACTCGTCTCCGGCGCGCGTCCGGCAAGCTGCGGACCCTTCTCGTCGCCGGGCTCTCGTCCGTCGCACTCGTGCTGTCGGTCATCCCCGCGGTGCCCCGCACGATCGCCGCGATCGTGCTGCTCGTCGCGGTCGCCGCCGTCGTCTCACGGCTCGGCAAGCGCATGCTCCGCCCCGGTCTCGGGGCCCTCGGCGCCTTCGGGGCCGCCCGCGTCATCCTCGCCGCGACCGCCGCCGCCCTCGCGGCCCGCGTCGGAGAGCCCTGGCCCGGGCCCGTCGCCGGCGCCGTCGTCGCGCTCGCCGTCACGGTCGAGCCCGCCCTTGCGCGAGCCTGGCGGCAGACCACCCGCTTCGTCACGGGCCTGCCCGGGACCCCCGCCGTCCCCCTCGGCGCACGGCTCGTGCCCTGGCACGTCCACGTCACCCTCGGCGTCGTCGTCATCCTCGCGGCCAGTCCCTGGCTCCCGCCCGCGAGCGGCGTCGTCGCCCTCGTCGCCGCGGTCACCATGCTCGCGACCACCGGCCTCAGCACGCTCGTCACGCCACGCCTGCGTGCGGCCCGTACCCGCGGCATCCTCGACGCCTACGCGGCCTACGACCCCGAGGTCATGGTCTACTTCACAGGCCCGCGGGGTACGCAGTACCAGCTCAAGGCCTGGTCGTCGGTCCTCGACCAGATCGACGCCAGGATCGTCGTCGTCGTGCGCGAGCAGGCCCTCGCCCGCGCGGCCGCCGCCACGACAGACCTCCCGGTCGTCGCCGCCCCGAGCCTCGCGGACCTCGACGCCCTCCAGCGTCCGGGACTGCGCGTCGCGCTCTACGTCAACAACGGCGCGAAGAACGCCCACAACGTGCGCTACCGTGACGTCACCCACGTGCAGCTGCTCCACGGCGACTCGGACAAGCCCGCGAGCTTCAACCCGGTCACCGCGATGTTCGACAAGATCTTCGTCGCCGGCCAGGCGGGCATCGACCGGTACGCCGCGCACGGCGTGCACATCCCCGCCGAGAAGTTCGAGATCGTGGGGCGGCCCCAGGTCGTCGGGATCGACCGGCCCGAGATCCTCGGCGAGGTGCGCGACGCCCTCTACGCCCCGACCTGGACCGGGTTCCAGGCCGACGCCAACTACGGCTCCCTCCCCGTCGGCACGACGATCGTCCGCGCCCTCCTCGACGCCGGCCTCACCGTGACGTTCCGTCCGCACCCGTACTCGCGCGGCCTCGCCGAGTCCTCCCGTCAGATCTCCGAGATCGAGGCGATGCTCGCGGCCGACGCCGCCGCCACGGGACGCGCCCACGTCTTCGGCCAGGATGCGTCGTCCACGATGACGCTCACCGACTGCTTCAACGCGTGCCAGCTGCTCGTCACCGACGTCTCGTCGGTGCCCGCCGACTTCCTCTTCTCCGAGAAGCCCTTCGTCATCGTCAAGATGCAGACCGGACCCGTCGACGCCTTCCTCACCGAGTTCCCGCTCGCCCGCGCCGCCTACCTCGCCCAGGCCGACGTGCCCGGCTCGCTGGCGGCCGCGGTGGCCGACGCGACCGGAACCGACACGCTTGCCGCGACGCGACGCGAGCTGCGGACCTACTACCTGGGAGACCTCCCGTACGACGGCTACGAGATGGCGTTCCTCGACGGCGTCGGGCAGCTCGTCGCCGACGGCCGCGCTGCTGCCGAGGCTGGGCACCACGGCGCGGCTCACCCCGCGCTGCCTGCGGAGGCAGCCACCGGGCGCGAGGAGGCCCCGACCCCCGAGGAGAGCCTCGACTGA
- a CDS encoding SDR family NAD(P)-dependent oxidoreductase encodes MSKTLMVTGASKGIGLETVRRFMADTDAGVTTILMLARASQEFADALAELGADNPRGVNLVPYEIDLADRPAIIELVGTIMATHGSVEILVNNAGYTKPVPLQQVDFADFERTMAVNLYAPFTLVQDLLHRGNQFELIVNIASTAGMNGRSGWLTYSASKAAMINMSEVMREELAIYGTRVVCISPGRTATALRRVLAPEEDPSTIMQPEHVAAVIQMLASPVGRYVDSANLVVRQ; translated from the coding sequence GTGAGCAAGACCCTCATGGTGACGGGCGCGTCCAAGGGCATCGGCCTCGAGACCGTCCGCCGGTTCATGGCCGACACCGACGCAGGCGTCACGACCATCCTCATGCTCGCGCGGGCCTCGCAGGAGTTCGCCGACGCGCTCGCCGAGCTCGGCGCGGACAACCCGCGCGGCGTCAACCTCGTGCCCTACGAGATCGACCTCGCCGACCGTCCCGCGATCATCGAGCTCGTCGGGACGATCATGGCGACGCACGGCTCGGTCGAGATCCTCGTCAACAACGCCGGCTACACGAAGCCCGTCCCGCTCCAGCAGGTCGACTTCGCAGACTTCGAGCGCACGATGGCCGTCAACCTCTACGCACCCTTCACGCTCGTGCAGGACCTGCTGCACCGCGGCAACCAGTTCGAGCTCATCGTCAACATCGCGTCGACCGCGGGCATGAACGGCCGTTCCGGCTGGCTCACGTACTCCGCGTCGAAGGCCGCGATGATCAACATGAGCGAGGTCATGCGCGAGGAGCTCGCCATCTACGGCACCCGCGTCGTGTGCATCTCCCCCGGTCGCACCGCGACCGCGCTCCGCCGCGTCCTCGCCCCCGAGGAGGACCCGAGCACGATCATGCAGCCCGAGCACGTGGCCGCTGTCATCCAGATGCTCGCGTCGCCGGTCGGTCGCTACGTCGACTCGGCCAACCTCGTCGTCAGGCAGTAG
- a CDS encoding 2-C-methyl-D-erythritol 4-phosphate cytidylyltransferase has product MYSLLLLNGGVGTRVAADQPKQLIKVNGIPILVYSLIAADAVPEIDQIVLNYPEGWREDVEKIVTDYAVKTPVTYVEAGASRHESVARMLAHVTNDDVVVHESARPLVETSDFARLVASEHRNVSLMLEIPFTVAPVDPASRKVTGYLERSTLRNVQLPQKFSKADLEDAHAFALREDRLFTEDATLVAVAGHDVRFIDGSDRNIKVTTPTDVRLATFLLTRGEDD; this is encoded by the coding sequence GTGTACTCACTGCTCCTGCTGAACGGGGGTGTGGGGACGCGCGTCGCAGCCGACCAGCCCAAGCAGCTGATCAAGGTGAACGGCATCCCGATCCTCGTCTACTCGCTCATCGCTGCCGACGCGGTCCCCGAGATCGACCAGATCGTCCTCAACTACCCCGAGGGGTGGCGCGAGGACGTCGAGAAGATCGTCACCGACTACGCGGTGAAGACCCCGGTGACGTACGTCGAGGCCGGCGCCAGCCGTCACGAGTCCGTCGCACGCATGCTCGCGCACGTGACGAACGACGACGTCGTCGTCCACGAGTCGGCCCGCCCGCTCGTGGAGACCAGCGACTTCGCGCGCCTCGTCGCCTCCGAGCACCGCAACGTCTCGCTCATGCTCGAGATCCCCTTCACCGTCGCTCCGGTCGACCCCGCGTCGCGCAAGGTCACGGGCTACCTCGAACGCTCGACTCTCCGCAACGTCCAGCTCCCGCAGAAGTTCTCGAAGGCCGACCTCGAGGACGCGCACGCGTTCGCCCTCCGCGAGGACCGTCTCTTCACCGAGGACGCGACGCTCGTCGCCGTCGCGGGCCACGACGTCCGCTTCATCGACGGCTCGGACCGCAACATCAAGGTGACGACCCCGACCGACGTGCGTCTCGCAACGTTCCTCCTCACGCGTGGGGAGGACGACTGA